TGCCGATGAAATGTGGTCATTGATTAACAACATGAAGCGGTAATCAGGCTTTTGAAAGCCTGGTTTAGAAAGTCTTTATATAAGCAAGCGAACATCGAGAACTGCGGGAACGTTATTCGACACCAAAAGCAATTAGGAGGAAAAAGATGACATCCGCATGGATTGAACTATATGTAAAGTTAATACTTTTTATTGTGTTTTTTAAAGTGATAGGTTCAGCAACATTTAAAGGTTGGATGGGTGAGCTTTTAGTAAAATTTCAATTAAGTAGATTAGATAAAGATGTATATAAAATAGTTAATGATGTAACTATAAAACTTGATGATGGAAAAACAGCACAAATAGATCATATTGTAGTTTCTGAGTATGGTGTTTTTGTAATTGAAACAAAAAATTATAAGGGTTGGATAGTAGGAAAAGAGGAAGATTATTATTGGAAGCAAGTTATTTATAAGCGAAAAGAGAAGTTTTACAATCCATTAAAACAGAATCAAGTCCATATTGATAGATTAACAGAGGTTTTATCTCATATT
This sequence is a window from Peptostreptococcaceae bacterium. Protein-coding genes within it:
- a CDS encoding NERD domain-containing protein; this encodes MTSAWIELYVKLILFIVFFKVIGSATFKGWMGELLVKFQLSRLDKDVYKIVNDVTIKLDDGKTAQIDHIVVSEYGVFVIETKNYKGWIVGKEEDYYWKQVIYKRKEKFYNPLKQNQVHIDRLTEVLSHISEIPLRV